The Streptomyces sp. NBC_01275 genome has a segment encoding these proteins:
- the cofC gene encoding 2-phospho-L-lactate guanylyltransferase produces MRGETWTAVVPVKPFSIGKSRLGPATVHRERLARAFFLDTLDAVLSALSVSRVIVVTSDADAAADAANRNAAVVHDSPGGGLNHAIVRGVTSARRTLASSAVAVVTADLPCLRAADLDRVLRAAQNHSRAFVPDHTDRGTTVLTAGRGHRLRPAFEGSSRQRHLDSGAVELRLQHAPSARLDVDTIEDLGAAAVFGVGTHTAELLTVHLRRRDDSVVGWS; encoded by the coding sequence GTGAGAGGGGAAACGTGGACGGCGGTCGTCCCGGTCAAGCCGTTTTCGATCGGGAAGTCTCGTCTCGGCCCTGCGACGGTACACCGGGAGCGTCTGGCGCGCGCTTTCTTCCTGGACACGCTTGACGCGGTGTTGAGCGCGCTCTCGGTGTCACGCGTCATTGTCGTGACCAGCGACGCGGATGCGGCAGCCGACGCGGCGAACAGAAATGCGGCGGTGGTGCACGACTCGCCCGGCGGAGGGCTCAACCACGCGATCGTGCGTGGCGTCACGAGCGCCCGGCGAACACTCGCCAGCTCCGCCGTGGCCGTCGTCACAGCCGATCTACCGTGTCTTCGCGCGGCAGATCTGGACAGAGTGCTGCGAGCGGCACAAAACCACTCGCGTGCGTTCGTCCCCGACCATACGGACAGGGGCACGACAGTGCTGACCGCTGGACGCGGACATCGCTTGCGACCTGCATTCGAGGGATCGTCCCGGCAACGCCATCTGGACTCAGGGGCAGTGGAGTTGCGGCTGCAGCACGCTCCCAGTGCCCGGCTCGATGTGGACACGATCGAGGATTTGGGGGCCGCGGCGGTCTTCGGCGTCGGCACGCACACTGCGGAGTTGCTCACCGTTCACCTGCGTCGGCGCGATGACTCAGTAGTCGGGTGGAGCTGA
- a CDS encoding bifunctional FO biosynthesis protein CofGH encodes MTWATGLTENSMRRALKRARDGVALDVTEAAVLLQARGEALTDLAASAARVRDAGLAEAGRPGVITYSKSVFIPLTRLCRDKCHYCTFVTVPGKLRRAGHGMFMSPDELLDVARKGAALGCKEALITLGDKPEDRWPEAREWLDAHGYDDTIAYVRAISIRILEETGLLPHLNPGVMSWTDFQRLKPVAPSMGMMLETTATRLWSEPGGPHHGSPDKEPAVRLRVLEDAGRSSVPFTSGVLIGIGETYEERADSLFALRKVSRAYHGVQELIIQNFRAKPDTAMRGMPDAELDELVATVAVARLLMGPSGCIQAPPNLVDSEYERLIGAGIDDWGGVSPLTIDHVNPERPWPQIEDLTAKSAAAGFELRERLCVYPEFVRRGEPWLDPRLRPHVAALADPETGLALPDAVVEGHPWQEPEEVFVASGRTDLHTTIDTTGRKADRRDDFDEVYGDWGALREAAAPGMLPERIDTDVRDALRVAADDPTKLTDAEALALLHADGAALDALRGVADDVRKSAVGDDVTYIVTRNINFTNVCYTGCRFCAFAQRRTDADAYTLSLDQVADRAQQAWDVGAVEVCMQGGIHPDLPGTAYFDTAKAVKERVPGMHVHAFSPMEVVNGATRTGLSVREWLTAAKEAGLDSIPGTAAEILDDEVRWVLTKGKLPTATWIEVIETAHEVGLRSSSTMMYGHVDQPRHWLGHFRTLAGMQQRTGGFTEFVTLPFIHTNAPVYLAGISRPGPSMRDNRAVTAMARLLLHPYIPNIQTSWVKLGTEGAAEMLRSGANDLGGTLMEETISRMAGSSYGSYKSVRDLIAVAEAAGRPSRPRTTLYGEVSQERQQAARVSDGRLPELLPVLEEGKR; translated from the coding sequence ATGACCTGGGCAACCGGCCTCACCGAGAACTCCATGCGTCGCGCTCTCAAACGCGCCCGGGACGGCGTCGCCCTCGATGTCACCGAGGCGGCCGTCCTGCTCCAGGCCCGCGGCGAGGCCCTGACCGACCTGGCCGCGTCGGCCGCCCGTGTCCGCGACGCCGGTCTCGCCGAGGCCGGCCGCCCCGGCGTCATCACCTACTCCAAGAGCGTATTCATCCCGCTCACCCGGCTGTGCCGGGACAAGTGCCACTACTGCACGTTCGTCACGGTCCCCGGCAAGCTGCGCCGGGCCGGGCACGGGATGTTCATGTCGCCGGACGAGTTGCTGGACGTGGCACGCAAGGGGGCCGCGCTCGGCTGCAAGGAAGCGCTGATCACGCTTGGCGACAAGCCGGAGGACCGGTGGCCGGAGGCCCGGGAGTGGCTCGACGCGCACGGGTACGACGACACCATCGCGTACGTCCGGGCCATCTCGATCCGGATCCTGGAGGAGACGGGGCTGCTGCCGCACCTCAACCCGGGCGTGATGTCGTGGACGGACTTCCAGCGGCTCAAGCCGGTGGCCCCCTCTATGGGCATGATGCTGGAGACGACCGCGACGAGGCTGTGGTCGGAGCCGGGCGGCCCGCACCACGGCTCGCCCGACAAGGAGCCGGCGGTCCGGCTGCGGGTCCTTGAGGACGCGGGTCGTTCCTCCGTCCCCTTCACGTCCGGCGTGCTCATCGGGATCGGGGAGACGTACGAGGAGCGGGCCGACTCCCTCTTCGCCCTCCGCAAGGTCTCCCGCGCCTATCACGGCGTCCAGGAACTGATCATCCAGAACTTCCGCGCCAAGCCGGACACCGCGATGCGCGGCATGCCGGACGCGGAGCTGGACGAGCTGGTCGCCACGGTGGCCGTCGCCCGGCTCCTCATGGGCCCGTCGGGCTGTATCCAGGCCCCGCCGAACCTCGTCGACAGCGAGTACGAGCGGCTGATCGGCGCCGGGATCGACGACTGGGGCGGGGTCTCCCCGCTCACCATCGACCACGTCAACCCCGAGCGCCCCTGGCCGCAGATCGAGGACCTCACCGCGAAGTCCGCGGCGGCCGGCTTCGAGCTGCGCGAACGCCTCTGCGTGTACCCGGAGTTCGTCCGGCGCGGCGAGCCCTGGCTGGACCCGCGGCTGCGTCCGCACGTGGCCGCGCTCGCCGACCCCGAGACGGGGCTCGCGCTCCCCGACGCCGTGGTCGAGGGCCACCCCTGGCAGGAGCCCGAGGAGGTCTTCGTCGCATCCGGCCGCACCGACCTGCACACCACCATCGACACAACCGGCCGTAAGGCCGACCGCCGCGACGACTTCGACGAGGTCTACGGCGACTGGGGCGCCCTGCGCGAGGCGGCGGCACCCGGCATGCTCCCGGAACGCATCGACACGGACGTACGGGACGCGCTGCGGGTGGCCGCCGACGACCCGACGAAGCTGACCGACGCGGAGGCGCTGGCGCTGCTGCACGCGGACGGCGCCGCGCTGGACGCCCTGCGCGGTGTGGCCGACGACGTCCGCAAGTCGGCGGTCGGCGACGACGTCACGTACATCGTCACCCGCAACATCAACTTCACCAACGTCTGTTACACCGGCTGCCGCTTCTGCGCGTTCGCCCAGCGCAGGACGGACGCGGACGCCTACACCCTCTCCCTGGACCAGGTCGCCGACCGCGCCCAGCAGGCGTGGGACGTTGGCGCGGTCGAGGTCTGTATGCAGGGTGGCATCCACCCTGACCTACCCGGCACGGCCTACTTCGACACCGCGAAGGCGGTCAAGGAACGCGTCCCCGGGATGCACGTCCACGCCTTCTCCCCGATGGAGGTGGTCAACGGCGCGACCCGCACCGGCCTGTCCGTCCGCGAGTGGCTGACGGCGGCGAAGGAGGCGGGCCTGGACTCGATCCCCGGCACGGCGGCGGAAATCCTCGACGACGAGGTCCGCTGGGTCCTCACCAAGGGCAAGCTGCCCACGGCGACCTGGATCGAGGTCATCGAGACGGCCCACGAGGTGGGCCTCCGCTCCTCCTCGACGATGATGTATGGCCATGTCGACCAGCCCCGGCACTGGCTCGGCCACTTCAGGACGCTGGCCGGGATGCAGCAGCGGACGGGCGGCTTCACGGAGTTCGTGACGCTGCCGTTCATCCACACGAACGCGCCGGTGTACCTGGCGGGCATCTCGCGCCCTGGCCCCTCGATGCGGGACAACAGGGCGGTGACGGCGATGGCCCGCCTCCTGCTGCATCCGTACATCCCCAACATCCAGACGAGCTGGGTGAAGCTGGGCACCGAGGGCGCGGCGGAGATGCTGCGCTCGGGCGCCAACGACCTCGGCGGGACGCTGATGGAGGAGACCATCTCCCGGATGGCAGGCTCGTCGTACGGCTCGTACAAGTCGGTGCGGGACCTGATCGCGGTGGCGGAGGCGGCGGGCCGTCCGTCCCGGCCCCGGACGACGCTGTACGGCGAGGTGTCCCAGGAGCGGCAGCAGGCGGCGCGGGTGTCGGACGGTCGCCTGCCGGAGCTGCTGCCGGTGCTGGAGGAGGGGAAGCGGTGA
- the npdG gene encoding NADPH-dependent F420 reductase, whose protein sequence is MSTTAPKPGPHDLPDVSALVVGILGGTGPQGKGLAYRLAKAGQQVVIGSRTADRAETAAAELGLGIWGADNQATARDSDVVIVAVPWDGHAATLEALRTELAGKIVVDCVNPLGFDKEGAYSLKPAEGSAAEQAAALLPDSRVTAAFHHLSAVLLQDQGVEAIDTDVMVLGDERAATDVVQALAARVPGMRGVYSGRLRNAHQVESLVANLISVNRRYKAHAGLRVTDV, encoded by the coding sequence ATGAGCACAACCGCCCCCAAGCCCGGCCCGCACGACCTTCCCGACGTCTCCGCACTCGTGGTCGGCATCCTTGGCGGCACCGGCCCCCAGGGCAAGGGCCTGGCCTACCGGCTGGCTAAGGCCGGACAGCAGGTCGTGATCGGTTCCCGGACCGCAGACCGGGCCGAGACGGCCGCCGCCGAGCTGGGACTGGGCATCTGGGGCGCCGACAACCAGGCCACTGCACGGGACAGCGACGTCGTGATCGTCGCCGTGCCCTGGGACGGCCACGCGGCCACCCTGGAGGCGCTGCGGACCGAACTCGCCGGGAAGATCGTCGTGGACTGCGTCAACCCGCTCGGCTTCGACAAGGAGGGCGCCTACTCCCTCAAGCCCGCCGAGGGCAGCGCGGCCGAGCAGGCCGCCGCGCTGCTTCCCGACTCACGGGTCACGGCAGCCTTCCACCACCTGTCCGCCGTGTTGCTCCAGGACCAGGGGGTCGAGGCCATCGACACCGACGTGATGGTGCTTGGCGACGAGCGCGCGGCCACCGACGTCGTCCAGGCCCTCGCCGCCCGCGTCCCCGGCATGCGCGGCGTCTACTCCGGACGGCTGCGCAACGCCCACCAGGTCGAGTCGCTCGTGGCCAACCTCATCTCCGTCAACCGGCGTTACAAGGCCCACGCGGGCCTGCGTGTGACCGACGTGTAG
- a CDS encoding ABC transporter permease yields MTTVEATTSQAPAGAPLTVHRSWRVPIAYGVFTLAALLVLVVYGRGGTTEFTFHGGSAEGLELPSLPLGVRTTSIVTVVLALVGCVAGAVLVQRGRRAPLWLTTLFAADLLTGFLSWSAAGHTLPVVALLSGSLALSVPLIFGALGGVICERVGIVNIAIEAQLLAGAFVAAVGASATGSVVVGLVSAMAAGMLVSFVLSAFAIRTLVDQVIVGVVLNALVLGLTSFLYSSVLVSNTQSLNTAPQLSVIEIPVLSAIPVLGPVLFRQTVIVYLMYVAVAAVTFGLYKTRWGLRLRAVGEHPQAADTVGIGVSRTRLWNVALAGAVTGLGGAYYTLAAVNSFTKNITSGAGFIALAAVIFGRWNPARATLAALLFGFASNLQNVLGILGSPVPSDFLLMLPYVVTIFAVAGLVGQVRGPAAVGRPYVKG; encoded by the coding sequence ATGACGACCGTCGAAGCGACCACCAGCCAGGCTCCGGCCGGCGCCCCCCTGACGGTTCACCGTTCCTGGCGGGTGCCGATCGCCTACGGCGTGTTCACCCTGGCGGCTCTCCTCGTCCTGGTGGTGTACGGACGCGGCGGAACCACGGAGTTCACCTTCCACGGAGGTTCTGCCGAGGGGCTGGAACTGCCGTCCCTGCCGCTCGGCGTGCGGACCACGTCGATCGTCACGGTCGTCCTCGCCCTCGTCGGGTGCGTGGCCGGCGCCGTGCTGGTCCAGCGAGGTCGCCGCGCCCCGCTCTGGCTGACCACCCTGTTCGCCGCGGACCTGCTGACCGGCTTCCTCTCCTGGTCGGCCGCAGGTCACACGCTTCCTGTGGTGGCCCTGCTCAGCGGCTCTCTGGCACTGAGCGTGCCGTTGATCTTCGGCGCCCTGGGCGGGGTGATCTGCGAACGCGTGGGCATCGTGAACATCGCGATCGAGGCGCAGCTGCTGGCCGGCGCGTTCGTCGCGGCCGTCGGTGCGTCGGCGACCGGGTCGGTCGTCGTGGGCCTGGTGTCCGCCATGGCCGCCGGGATGCTCGTCTCCTTCGTCCTCAGCGCGTTCGCGATCAGGACGCTCGTGGACCAGGTCATCGTCGGAGTCGTGCTCAACGCTCTCGTCCTAGGACTGACGAGCTTCCTCTACTCCAGCGTTCTGGTCAGCAACACGCAATCGCTGAATACCGCGCCGCAGCTGTCCGTCATCGAGATCCCCGTGCTGTCGGCGATCCCCGTCCTCGGACCGGTGCTGTTCCGGCAGACCGTGATCGTCTACCTGATGTACGTCGCGGTCGCGGCCGTGACGTTCGGGCTGTACAAGACGCGCTGGGGCCTGCGGCTGCGGGCCGTCGGCGAACACCCCCAGGCCGCGGACACCGTCGGGATCGGCGTGAGCCGCACCCGGCTGTGGAACGTGGCGCTCGCCGGTGCCGTCACCGGACTCGGCGGTGCCTACTACACCCTCGCCGCGGTCAACTCGTTCACGAAGAACATCACCAGCGGGGCCGGGTTCATCGCGCTGGCCGCCGTCATCTTCGGCCGGTGGAACCCCGCCCGGGCCACGCTGGCGGCCCTGCTGTTCGGCTTCGCCAGCAACCTGCAGAACGTCCTCGGCATCCTCGGATCCCCCGTACCCAGCGACTTCCTGCTGATGCTGCCCTACGTCGTGACGATCTTCGCGGTCGCGGGGCTGGTCGGCCAGGTCCGCGGCCCCGCCGCCGTCGGGCGACCGTACGTCAAGGGATGA
- a CDS encoding ABC transporter permease: protein MNRTQHTEPAAVTDTAEPPPKSGPAPADPTTGSGLVTAARQALEGNVVLSVLAVVAALAVVAVLIAATDSAVQTALPYFFTRPTDTLTAAGDAVGGAYSALFQGGVYDFGGTGFHPLLVSLGFATPLIAAGLGSAVAFRTGLFNIGGQGQILVSGAGAGWIGFAVHLPTGLHLLAAVGGGLAAGAIWAGVAGVIKARTGASEVILTIMLNYVAFYVLDYFLHTSLLQTPDSSNPVSPPELPTAVFPSLFGSVLNLGFLFALAAVGIAWWLLSRSTLGFRLRAVGENPDAARTAGIDVRRTVVLSMLISGLFIGLGGAYQVLGQTTTGFTTSLDAGIGFNAITVALLGRSRPGGVLAAGILFGVFQTGGYAMQASQGVSIDLVQVIQAVIVLFIAAPPLVRAIFRTPAPGTAAQRQRTKEASA, encoded by the coding sequence GTGAACAGGACACAGCACACGGAACCCGCGGCCGTCACCGACACCGCCGAACCCCCTCCGAAGAGCGGGCCCGCCCCGGCGGACCCGACCACCGGATCAGGTCTGGTCACCGCCGCGCGACAGGCGCTGGAAGGCAACGTCGTCCTCTCGGTCCTCGCGGTCGTGGCCGCGCTCGCCGTGGTCGCGGTCCTGATCGCCGCCACTGACAGCGCCGTACAGACCGCCCTCCCGTACTTCTTCACCCGCCCGACGGACACGCTCACGGCGGCCGGCGACGCGGTCGGCGGCGCCTACAGCGCCCTGTTCCAGGGCGGGGTCTACGACTTCGGCGGCACGGGCTTCCATCCGTTGCTCGTCAGCCTGGGGTTCGCGACCCCGCTCATCGCTGCGGGCCTGGGCAGCGCCGTCGCCTTCCGGACCGGACTTTTCAACATCGGTGGGCAGGGCCAGATCCTCGTCTCCGGAGCCGGCGCCGGGTGGATCGGGTTCGCCGTACACCTGCCCACGGGCCTGCATCTCCTGGCCGCGGTCGGCGGCGGGCTCGCGGCCGGGGCGATATGGGCCGGGGTGGCGGGCGTGATCAAGGCACGCACCGGCGCGAGCGAGGTGATCCTCACGATCATGCTCAACTACGTCGCCTTCTACGTCCTCGACTACTTCCTGCACACCTCCCTGCTCCAGACGCCGGATTCGAGCAACCCGGTCTCCCCGCCGGAACTGCCGACCGCAGTCTTCCCGTCCCTGTTCGGGTCCGTGCTCAACCTCGGCTTCCTGTTCGCACTCGCCGCCGTGGGCATCGCATGGTGGCTGCTGAGCCGGTCGACCCTGGGGTTCCGGCTGCGAGCGGTGGGCGAGAACCCGGACGCCGCCCGGACCGCGGGCATCGACGTCCGGCGGACAGTGGTGCTCTCCATGCTCATCTCGGGACTGTTCATCGGCCTGGGCGGCGCTTACCAGGTCCTCGGCCAGACCACGACCGGGTTCACCACCTCCCTCGACGCGGGCATCGGCTTCAACGCCATCACCGTCGCCCTGCTCGGCCGGTCACGGCCCGGGGGCGTGCTCGCCGCAGGCATCCTGTTCGGCGTCTTCCAGACCGGCGGATACGCCATGCAGGCGTCCCAGGGCGTCTCGATCGACCTCGTGCAGGTCATCCAGGCGGTCATCGTGCTCTTCATCGCCGCGCCGCCCCTGGTCCGGGCGATCTTCCGGACCCCCGCACCCGGCACGGCGGCACAACGGCAGCGCACCAAGGAGGCATCGGCATGA
- a CDS encoding ABC transporter ATP-binding protein: MRLELRGITKRFGTLTVNDHIDLVVEPGEIHCLLGENGAGKSTLMNILYGLLQTDEGQILLDGQEQRFVGPGDAMRAGIGMVHQHFMLVPVFTVAENVMLGHESTRFGGRLDLPAARAKVREISDRFGFDIDPNARIDELPVGVQQRVEIVKALSRDAKVLVFDEPTAVLTPQETDELMAIMRQLKAAGTAVVFITHKLREVREVADRITVIRLGQVVGEAEPEASNAELAMMMVGRSVALTVSKEPPKHGDAALVVDGLSVFDRGGSPVVDDVTFTVHAGEVLAIAGVQGNGQTELTEAIFGLQDRLTGSVTLYGTPLTGKSVAQVVEMGVGFVPEDRQRDGLVPEFSIAENLMLNRSGRSPFTRFGTLRLAALNAFARRKITEFDIRAQGIDTAVGRLSGGNQQKVVLARELSRDLRLFIASQPTRGLDVGSIEFVHGQIIAARDAGMPVIVVSTELDEVIALADRVAVVYRGRIVGIVPADTPRDTLGLMMAGELPAEVAA, from the coding sequence ATGCGACTGGAACTACGCGGCATCACCAAGCGGTTCGGCACGCTCACGGTGAACGACCACATCGACCTCGTGGTCGAGCCCGGGGAGATCCACTGCCTCCTGGGCGAGAACGGGGCCGGAAAGTCGACCCTGATGAACATCCTCTACGGCCTCCTCCAGACCGACGAGGGGCAGATCCTGCTCGACGGCCAGGAGCAGCGGTTCGTGGGACCCGGGGACGCCATGAGAGCGGGTATCGGCATGGTGCACCAGCACTTCATGCTCGTGCCCGTCTTCACGGTCGCCGAGAACGTGATGCTCGGCCACGAGTCGACTCGGTTCGGCGGTCGGCTGGATCTGCCGGCCGCCCGGGCCAAGGTCCGCGAGATCTCGGACCGTTTCGGGTTCGACATCGACCCGAACGCGAGGATCGACGAGCTTCCGGTGGGCGTGCAGCAGCGGGTGGAGATCGTCAAGGCGCTCTCCCGGGACGCCAAGGTGCTGGTGTTCGACGAGCCGACCGCCGTGCTCACTCCGCAGGAGACCGATGAACTAATGGCGATCATGCGGCAGTTGAAGGCTGCGGGAACCGCCGTCGTCTTCATCACCCACAAGCTGCGGGAGGTCCGCGAGGTCGCCGACCGGATCACCGTCATCCGCCTCGGGCAGGTCGTCGGCGAAGCCGAACCGGAGGCGTCCAACGCCGAGTTGGCCATGATGATGGTGGGCCGCAGCGTGGCGCTCACCGTCAGCAAGGAGCCGCCGAAACATGGGGATGCGGCGCTGGTCGTGGACGGACTGAGTGTCTTCGACCGGGGCGGCAGCCCGGTCGTGGACGACGTGACCTTCACCGTCCACGCAGGCGAGGTACTCGCCATCGCCGGCGTACAAGGCAATGGGCAGACGGAACTGACCGAGGCGATCTTCGGACTGCAGGACCGGCTGACCGGCAGCGTCACCCTGTACGGCACCCCGCTGACCGGCAAGTCCGTCGCCCAAGTCGTCGAGATGGGCGTCGGGTTCGTGCCGGAGGACCGTCAGCGCGATGGGCTCGTCCCGGAGTTCAGCATCGCCGAGAACCTCATGCTGAACCGGTCGGGCCGGTCGCCGTTCACCCGTTTCGGCACCCTCCGTCTCGCCGCGCTGAACGCGTTCGCGCGGCGCAAGATCACCGAGTTCGACATCCGTGCGCAGGGCATCGACACGGCGGTGGGCCGGCTGTCCGGCGGCAACCAGCAGAAGGTCGTGCTGGCCCGTGAACTCTCCCGCGACCTAAGACTGTTCATCGCGTCGCAGCCGACCCGCGGTCTCGACGTTGGTTCCATCGAGTTCGTCCACGGGCAGATCATCGCGGCCCGCGACGCGGGCATGCCGGTGATCGTCGTCTCCACCGAACTGGACGAGGTGATCGCACTCGCCGACCGCGTCGCGGTCGTCTACAGGGGCCGGATCGTCGGGATCGTGCCTGCGGACACACCGCGGGACACCCTCGGACTGATGATGGCCGGAGAACTGCCCGCGGAGGTCGCGGCGTGA
- a CDS encoding BMP family protein translates to MSRSKASVAMGAVAAVSLLAGCSAAPSTKASGAAGTAASGYRPCIVSDSGGFNDRSFNQLGLEGVQAAAKKLGNTYKSVESATSNDYASNIGNLIAQKCDVIAAAGFNLVSAVKAAAVKNSSNDFLMIDDNSIKAKNVKPVVFATNEAAFLGGYVAAAYSKTRTVATWGGMQIPPVTLYMDGIADGIAYYNSQHHTDVKLLGWNTKKQSGTFSGDFTDQNKAKTITSNFLSQDADVVIPVAGPLYQGAAAAIRSNGGTQVLEGVDADIYTTDTNGYKDLFLTSILKKIKTATEDAVLASASGKTFDNTQYVGTLKNGGVDIAPFHDFAAKVPSGLADELAEVRKGIIDGSIDVSSPSALTK, encoded by the coding sequence ATGTCCCGCTCCAAGGCAAGTGTCGCGATGGGAGCCGTCGCCGCGGTCTCCCTGCTCGCCGGTTGTTCCGCGGCTCCCAGTACCAAGGCGAGCGGCGCCGCCGGCACCGCGGCCTCGGGCTATCGGCCGTGCATTGTCTCCGACAGCGGAGGCTTCAACGACCGCTCCTTCAACCAACTCGGCCTCGAAGGGGTGCAGGCCGCCGCCAAGAAGCTGGGGAACACCTACAAGTCGGTCGAGTCCGCCACCTCGAACGACTACGCGTCGAACATCGGCAACCTCATCGCCCAGAAGTGCGACGTCATTGCGGCGGCCGGGTTCAACCTGGTGAGCGCGGTGAAGGCGGCGGCCGTTAAGAACTCCTCGAACGACTTCCTCATGATCGACGACAACTCGATCAAGGCGAAGAACGTTAAACCCGTTGTCTTCGCGACCAACGAGGCCGCCTTCCTGGGCGGTTACGTGGCCGCCGCGTACTCGAAGACCAGGACCGTGGCAACCTGGGGTGGTATGCAGATCCCGCCGGTCACGCTGTACATGGACGGCATAGCCGACGGCATCGCCTACTACAACTCCCAGCACCACACCGACGTGAAGCTGCTGGGCTGGAACACGAAGAAGCAGAGCGGCACGTTCTCAGGCGACTTCACGGACCAGAACAAGGCCAAGACGATTACCTCGAACTTCCTGAGCCAGGACGCGGACGTCGTCATCCCGGTCGCCGGACCGCTGTACCAGGGCGCTGCCGCCGCGATCCGCAGCAACGGCGGGACCCAGGTGCTCGAAGGTGTCGACGCGGACATCTACACCACGGACACCAACGGTTACAAGGACCTCTTCCTCACCTCGATCCTGAAGAAGATCAAGACCGCCACCGAGGACGCGGTGCTCGCGTCGGCGAGCGGCAAGACCTTCGACAACACGCAGTACGTCGGAACGCTGAAGAACGGCGGAGTCGACATCGCCCCCTTCCACGACTTCGCTGCCAAGGTGCCGTCCGGGCTGGCCGACGAACTGGCCGAAGTCCGCAAGGGGATCATTGACGGCTCGATCGACGTCTCCTCACCGTCCGCGCTCACCAAGTAA
- a CDS encoding LacI family DNA-binding transcriptional regulator, which yields MPRTQRRSGEPRVTAAHVAERAGVSVGAVSLVVNGKAAGRVSPAVAERIREAVRELGYVVDQSASLLSSGSSRTILLVAPDLSNPFYGSVIRGVRRALGETYQLLLPVSDFGRTDQAEDLRRLKGLRAAGVLIGSPSPESLTEATTTPPTVLVDSAGLQGGVAAVNLDVATGARELARHLASIGHRHVGYLDNETASATFVSRSKAFWETAAELGVSEAVPRAYGFVELEAAAETFREVWPAWHTAGVTAVVCSTDVQAYGVLLAAQDMGIDVPGRLAVAGFDDLPYSKISRPALTTVALPGDELGFLAGSLLRSIIDGDDPGEPLRTVPGSLVIRESTAAPVPDTTGR from the coding sequence ATGCCACGCACGCAGCGCCGATCAGGAGAGCCCCGAGTCACCGCCGCCCACGTCGCCGAGCGTGCGGGGGTGTCCGTGGGTGCGGTGTCGCTCGTGGTGAACGGCAAGGCCGCCGGCCGGGTGTCACCCGCCGTGGCGGAGCGGATCCGGGAGGCCGTGCGCGAGCTCGGCTACGTGGTGGACCAGTCCGCCAGCCTGCTCTCGTCGGGGTCGAGCAGGACGATCCTGCTCGTTGCCCCCGACCTGTCCAACCCGTTCTACGGCAGCGTCATCCGCGGCGTGCGGCGCGCGCTGGGCGAGACCTACCAGCTGCTCCTGCCGGTGTCCGACTTCGGCCGCACCGACCAGGCGGAGGACCTGAGGCGGCTGAAGGGCCTACGGGCCGCCGGGGTCCTCATCGGATCCCCCAGCCCCGAGTCCCTCACAGAGGCCACAACGACGCCCCCCACAGTCCTGGTGGACTCGGCCGGACTCCAGGGCGGCGTCGCCGCCGTCAACCTCGACGTGGCGACCGGGGCCCGCGAACTTGCGCGCCACCTCGCCTCCATCGGCCACCGGCACGTCGGCTACCTCGACAACGAAACGGCCTCGGCCACCTTCGTCTCCCGCAGCAAGGCCTTCTGGGAGACCGCGGCCGAGCTCGGCGTGAGCGAGGCCGTGCCGCGAGCGTACGGCTTCGTGGAACTCGAAGCGGCCGCGGAGACGTTCCGCGAGGTATGGCCCGCATGGCACACAGCGGGTGTCACCGCTGTCGTGTGCAGCACCGACGTGCAAGCCTACGGTGTCCTTCTCGCGGCCCAGGACATGGGCATCGACGTGCCCGGGCGGCTCGCCGTCGCAGGGTTCGACGACCTGCCGTACTCGAAGATCAGCCGGCCGGCGCTCACGACCGTGGCACTGCCCGGCGACGAGCTGGGATTCCTCGCGGGATCACTGCTCCGTTCGATCATCGACGGCGACGACCCCGGCGAGCCTCTGCGCACCGTCCCGGGCAGTCTGGTGATCCGGGAGTCGACGGCCGCGCCGGTCCCGGACACGACGGGTCGGTAG